Proteins encoded within one genomic window of Aerococcus viridans:
- a CDS encoding PTS transporter subunit IIBC, with product MKRLFTFEFWQQFGKALMVVIAVMPAAGLMISIGKTIPLFAENISFLVTTGGVLESIGWAIIGNLHLLFAIAIGGSWAKERAGGAFAAAVAFVLINRITGALFGVTAEMLADPAAVTSTVFGQTIPVNGYFTSVLEAPALNMGVFVGIISGFIGASAYNKYYNYRKLPEVLSFFNGKRFVPFVVIVWALATALGLAVVWPVIQSGINAFGQWIATSQDTAPILAPFIFGTLERLLIPFGLHHMLTIPINYTELGGTYEILTGAQAGAQVVGQDPLWLAWATDLANFNNAGDTQNYQFVLENWVPARFKVGQMIGSSGILMGLTYAMYRNVDQDKKDKYKPMFISAAAAVFLTGVTEPLEYMFMFIAMPLYVVYAVIQGAAFAMADVLNLRVHSFGIIEFLTRIPLSAQAGIIGDVINFILVTLVFGVLTYFIANFMIKKFKYATPGRLGNYEEGLGAEQADKSADGQTSAIASNANEQQIADVIYLLGGKENIDYVDACMTRLRVTVKDTEKVASDEYWKAAGAMGLMVRGTGVQAIYGPKSDILKSDINDLLDAGTAIPAPSDKVTGKAASSEPAAVSEKSASSGQTSPVFAPVAGQLLDISRVNDPVFSEKMMGDGYAVEPDADAKTAKVYAPVAGKIVSIFPSHHAIGIQTSDDLEVLIHMGIDTNNFDPEIFGLTVAVDQEVTAGQVVGEMNLQAIEEAGKEKTVIVVVTNSESIDRIELASVDQQIDGGQEVGKIHF from the coding sequence ATGAAGAGACTGTTTACATTTGAATTCTGGCAACAGTTTGGGAAGGCCTTGATGGTTGTTATTGCAGTAATGCCAGCTGCAGGTTTAATGATTTCAATTGGTAAGACCATTCCCTTGTTTGCTGAAAATATTAGTTTTTTAGTTACTACAGGTGGCGTTTTAGAATCAATTGGTTGGGCCATTATTGGTAATTTACATTTATTATTTGCCATTGCAATTGGTGGCTCTTGGGCTAAAGAACGTGCAGGAGGGGCTTTTGCGGCAGCTGTTGCTTTTGTCTTAATTAACCGGATTACAGGTGCCTTGTTTGGCGTTACAGCTGAAATGTTAGCTGATCCTGCTGCTGTGACAAGCACGGTATTTGGTCAAACGATTCCTGTAAATGGCTACTTTACTAGTGTTCTAGAAGCGCCAGCTTTAAACATGGGGGTATTTGTAGGGATTATTTCCGGTTTTATTGGGGCAAGTGCCTACAATAAATACTACAATTATCGTAAGCTACCGGAAGTGTTATCTTTCTTTAATGGGAAGCGTTTTGTACCATTTGTTGTGATTGTATGGGCTTTAGCAACAGCTTTAGGATTAGCTGTAGTTTGGCCAGTAATTCAATCAGGTATTAATGCATTCGGTCAATGGATTGCAACATCCCAAGATACTGCGCCAATCTTAGCACCGTTTATCTTTGGTACATTAGAACGGTTACTAATACCATTTGGTTTACATCACATGCTAACTATTCCAATTAACTACACCGAACTTGGTGGTACTTATGAAATTTTAACGGGTGCGCAAGCGGGTGCACAAGTAGTTGGACAAGATCCATTATGGTTAGCTTGGGCAACTGACTTAGCAAACTTCAACAATGCTGGTGACACGCAAAATTATCAATTTGTACTAGAAAATTGGGTGCCAGCTCGTTTCAAAGTTGGGCAAATGATTGGTTCCTCAGGTATCTTGATGGGGTTAACCTACGCAATGTACCGCAATGTTGACCAAGATAAGAAAGATAAATATAAACCAATGTTTATTTCAGCTGCGGCTGCCGTTTTCCTAACTGGGGTAACTGAACCATTGGAATACATGTTTATGTTTATTGCTATGCCTTTATATGTGGTGTATGCGGTGATCCAAGGGGCGGCGTTTGCTATGGCAGATGTGTTAAACCTACGCGTGCATTCATTTGGGATTATTGAATTCTTGACCCGTATCCCATTATCAGCGCAAGCCGGTATTATTGGTGACGTGATCAACTTCATCTTGGTGACACTGGTATTTGGTGTATTAACATACTTTATTGCAAACTTCATGATCAAGAAATTTAAATATGCAACACCTGGTCGTTTAGGGAACTACGAAGAGGGATTGGGGGCTGAACAAGCTGATAAATCAGCTGACGGCCAAACTTCAGCCATTGCCTCAAATGCGAACGAGCAACAAATTGCCGATGTTATCTACCTATTAGGTGGTAAAGAAAATATCGACTATGTAGATGCATGTATGACGCGTTTACGTGTGACAGTTAAGGACACTGAAAAAGTAGCTAGCGATGAGTATTGGAAAGCAGCTGGTGCTATGGGCTTAATGGTTCGCGGTACTGGTGTACAAGCCATTTACGGACCAAAATCTGACATCTTAAAATCTGACATCAACGACTTGTTGGACGCTGGTACTGCAATTCCGGCACCTTCTGACAAGGTAACAGGCAAGGCGGCTTCCAGTGAACCGGCGGCTGTGTCTGAGAAATCGGCTTCATCTGGTCAAACATCACCTGTTTTTGCACCGGTTGCTGGTCAATTATTAGATATCTCTCGTGTAAATGATCCTGTATTCTCGGAAAAAATGATGGGTGACGGTTACGCTGTCGAGCCTGATGCAGACGCTAAAACTGCTAAAGTTTATGCGCCAGTAGCTGGTAAAATCGTGTCGATCTTCCCAAGCCATCATGCAATCGGGATTCAAACGAGCGATGACCTTGAAGTATTGATTCACATGGGGATTGATACCAACAATTTCGACCCGGAAATCTTTGGTTTAACGGTAGCCGTGGACCAAGAAGTGACTGCTGGTCAAGTGGTTGGCGAAATGAACTTACAAGCGATCGAAGAGGCTGGTAAAGAAAAAACAGTGATTGTGGTTGTAACGAACAGTGAATCTATTGACCGGATTGAATTAGCTAGCGTTGACCAACAAATCGATGGCGGTCAAGAAGTAGGTAAAATTCACTTTTAA